TGAATTcgatgactgaaaaaaaaccttctgTGATTTGATTGAGCGAGATTCGGTGGGTCCTCAAGGGAGGTCACTCCTGTGTTTGTGTTCATGTGcatgtttttatgtttttttttgcagttttcaacTGTTGGTGACGAATGAGCGTGGGGGTTTTTATTACTTTATTCTGTATGCTCATTTCACAAAATAACGTTCAATGTATCTctatcatctttttttttccgaaaatataACCAAATTCTTCCCCATTCCCCTCTCTCGAAAGTAACAAATCCACTTGTCTGTATTATTGGCTGATTgatcttttttattattatccATATAATCataaaaactgaacaaaaattaaaaatcaaataaatattataataaaaacaatattctTTAAGCTTTTTTTCGATAAAGAATGGATGATAGAAACAATATTCAACtatgaaactttttcattaaaagtGTTAATCGCATTTCGAAATTAGTCAATCACGTAACCTATTTTGAGgatttctataaatttgtaTTGAATTCTTATTAACGAAGAGTGTAACTgattcataaaaataaataatttttgtatgaGTAGTTTCAGCTTTATCACATAGTTGTCAATAGCGTGTGAggcaatttcaaaactacGGCATCAATTGAATGAAGATCATTactctaaacattttttcaaatttcgaattacAGGAATATTAGAAACATATGGGTCACTCGACAATTTGATTATCTTctatgattttcaaattttaattacggATTTAGATACGGATCGCTTCAAATTACATCTGCAGATTACTTTTGtaagctttttcaaaatatgatgaATGTTCCAGAAAATATTTCTCGACGTTAgaagtaaaaatattaatattttgaactCATAGTTCCTTTATTtgcatagaaaaataattccaaactTCTCAAAATCTATGATGATGTTGTTCCTTGAGTGCGAATATTTTCTCATCCGAGAAGTTCTTCTTCTAATTTACATGTTTTATGTACGCAGGTTCACTTTCTAACCTTGTCAAgaagaaccaaaaaaaagtgaataagcAATAACCCTCGGggcatcttctttttttgagaCTCGCATAGTCAATCTTTTTATCGTAGCCGTAGTTTCTTCTGTTTCTGAATCACATTTCCGACCGTATTCATTTCCTCAATTGTCTTCTCCATCTTTTTCCCACGTCATCTATTTTCGTACTCTTGATTTTGTTCTGAGTGATAATGAAGATGCACATATgttgttttatttgatttccagaaaaagcAGCTAGAATGGAAGACGAGAAGAGACAAAAAGTACGAAAAAGATTGACGAGGATGTAATGAAACTTTGGTCCTTTTGTTTGTCTCGGTGCACATTTTTGGCATTGATTCATTCGCTTGATTAACAACgctttcattcttttttcctttattTCTAACTTCTAGGTATCTTATTTGCGTGTCAAATGTATGAGTCACAAAGAGGTTTTTCATTCgtttaaaatcgatttctgAAACCGAAATGAAACCAGCCGAGCTCAAGTTTAgcactgtttttcaatattcagtCCAAGTTAGTTGATCCAATTCTACAGAAACCTATAATTCTTCAGTAGAATGCGCACTCGGCAAAATGATCCTCCTGGAGCTggaattggatttttaaattacagatCGGAATTTTCTGAACTATAAAGTGaatttcttaacttttttattctgaGATTAAAGTTACTTTCGGCACTCGGCACGGCTAGTTGGtccaattctacaaaaaatctataattctTCTGTAGAATGCGTAGGTTTTGATTTTCGATGTAATACCTCTCCAAAAAGACTCTAAATTTATCATCTCATTTACATCTTATTCATATTCAACTTTCATCcatttgcagtttttatttttcagactatATGCAGGTGAAACCGAAAAAAGTGTAGCTTCCTCGTTCTTCTTCATGCAggatctaaattttcaaaactatattATTTGTTTCCATctatattaatttatttttagcaaAACATTAACTTTTCGAAGCTGAAGCTGTCAACGCCAGGAACAGACGCCTAGAAAATTGAAGGCGGAGCTCTGGATTTGAGGGAAAAAAGATTGATGTCACTTCAGTCGTATCCCAATCTGACACGGTTGTAGAGAAATAAGGGATCTCttctttcatttcaatttgattCTGAATTGGAGATAGATAGAAACACGTCATATGACCCCAATCAATCCTTAACGTTCGAATATATATTTGGTTAGATCCTCATCTCccaaaatgtatattttccTATTAGTTTACTTTTCATGCATTTCCAAAATAAAGTAATATCCCTTCGGACCAcacaaactgaaatttttcactctgtatcaagttcttctttttctttctgttctgaacgttttatttttctcaagcAAGAACTGATGCCCATTCACAAAAGTAAAAATAGTCATTAAAAATGTGTATGTTAAAGTAGTtagtgttcttttttttctgtttatcCTTTTGGTTCTCAGAATTACCTTAAACAATATACATATATTGAAATCAAATAGTCTGTAAAAACAAGTAGAATATAAAATGATGCATATCTTGTTTAAAAGGGATTTATCcttcaactgaaatttttagactaTAATTCAATTTAGAGTGTGGGTGAGAGGGCTACAACgtgtttcttttgttttttttttttacttcacCAAGATTTTAGGACACTTGGATGATGTGTGCAGAATTGTTTAGCTAATCAATATATgatgtttttgagtttttgaaaccataagaaaatatattgaGCTCTTTAAAACAGCATTGCAGCAGCAACAACTAGTACATATATCATTTTACAACATTGATGCATTTTTCTTCAGCTCTTCGATCAACTTTTGCAAGATCTACATATCTGTAAAATCAACTGTTCCTTTGTGCttctgttttttctcattttttttagaaatcttaATATACGGAGGCATTTTCAGGGAGTAGAGAACGTCGACGGACgggtttaaatttaaaatatctaGTTATGTCCTGAAGTCAGCAAAGACAAATacatatagtttttcaaaataattttttctgatacaTTTGAATCTTTGAGCTTTTGAACTTGAATAACTGAATAGCCAAACTATCTccctttttgaaaactcatttaaagtttaaaactcAAACGTTCACTCTATTTTCTACCCTTTTAATTAGCTCTTCTAAGAATCAAGTGAATAATTATTGAAGCAGTCAGTATAAAataaatcgaagaaaaaatatttatctccCGAACTGCAATCTTCACGAAATTCCTAGCGTGTCAAGAGCAGATTTTCCAAATGAGAAAAcggaagaaattttgaattatctCATCGTTGCACTTCCTTTATCACCTCTTGAAATACGTCACAGACATTGTGGTCTCATTAGTTCTGTCATgctaattaaaatatttcacaaaGTCATTCATTCTAAGAAGTCACAACTAATATTCGAgcttcatatttttcattttctagaaGCGCAGGTGCGTCTGAATCTAAAAGAACTATATAAATTCTGATTCTTGTTAGAttcagttctgaaaatttttctaactgAATCTAATATGGTCAGAGAATTCACCTTGTGCTGTAGAATtcttaattcaaaaatgccgATAAAAATGCAGATAATAATGCagataaaattattaatagCTGTTTCGCTAGAATTACAAACTTTTtgatctgtttttttttgttttggcaaCCTATATATTgactgctttttttttcatttcttcttcaTAATTAAGTTTTcatgcgaaaaaaaactagatataGTATGCCGACTTGGGAAGTAAAACAATATGTTCGGATTTACTATATCATGTATATACCCTACTTATTAAATCTAAATAAATAATCATTACGCTTTCttcttttggaaattgtattgaaaatattctgcAACATTTTCGAACGAATACAAATATTTCTCACAGAGTACGTAACGCATTCATAAGAATACTTACGTCATCCGATTCTGCAAGTTCTGCTCTACGACTAGACTTGTACCAcccaaatattattttgatgCATATCTACTAATTGGCATAGTTAACAAAAATGTCATTGCCTTCACATATTCGACTCTTGAAACTCCGCCTCTTATCATCTGTTTTCCAAGtgtgaatattcaaaaaaaagagctaCGATTAGTTTTTGATTGAATCCTTTCTCCTTTTCATCTTTTAAAACATCTCAAGTTGATTTCAATTCTCTTCTATATTTATCCTTCTTCAGGTACCCCTAAAACGTCCGCTTGGCACGTCCGCTTTTACACAGTCAGAAAATGCAAAGAACAATGATTGCTGCTCTTTTCCTTACCATCCTTGCCATTTCAGATATTGGTTTGTTTATTATTCATTCAGAAAGAATGTAAACGTTGAAATATCTTCAGTGAATGGTGCTCCACAAGCCCCAACATCATGTGCAATTGACGAACGTGCTCAGATTCCATGTGTGTGCTGCAAGAAGGACTGTTGGTATTCAATCGCAGCGGTTAGTTCTTTATTTTTACGCGGCGTAAAACTATTGAAATAAACTTCTGATGCGACGTTGCTAACTGTGTTAATGCGTGTTTCCTACCCCTTTCGAACTGATTTGTTTTCATAAACTATTTTcctaaattgaatttttagtataTAGGCGAAAATTTCAGGCTGCCACACATGAGCTTGGACATATGCCAGGAGAAGCGGGAGAACGTGAAGCAATGGCAACTTTGAAGCTTATCCGTGCCTGCATGATCTCTGAATGCTCTGGAATCTGCTCTGCATCACCATTCTGAACATCGTCTCTAGTAATTTATTGATTCTTGACTCTGATTCTCACTCACGCCTTCCATTTCCTTCTCATCACATCTCCTCCAAACACCATAACTAGATCTCATAGCTCTCTAAAAACACGTGCTGgactttaaattttccttACAGAATTATTGTTTCATTGTGAAAAGCAAAACTTGGTTTGTTCTAACTTTTCTAActttgagaatttaaaaaaacgctCTCCATCACTTTTGAGTTCGGTATATGGCAATACGTCCGGAATAAAGTTATACACTCGTCGAAAATAAAGTCGtgatgttgttgttgttgacgAAGAAAATGTTGTTGTTTCGAAATGTataatgcagaaaaaattgatcatAAAAGGGAatagaaaataatcaaaacatTAAACCTCAATGAAAAGTTCTactgtttttgtaaaaaaggtTGCGAATTTTTTCCGCTTTAGATCTGTTTTATTCTAACAAatgaacagttttcaaaagttttcaaaaataactgctGCTCATGGAATTGCTCAGTACtctgcaaaacatttttgtataaagACTTATCAAGACTTATCAAGaccaatttttgatagatCATCTACTATGTAGATGAAATGCACGTTTCATGTAGCTACGGCacttttttgcttaaaaagctcttttatcaaaaactttaaaatttcaacagcAATTAACAAGTAATGAGATTTATCTGAAAAGgggaaaatattcaaagctGTGAAGCTTCTGAAGAACTTGAAAGCAAAATTTCTGAACATCTGCAAAGTATTCCAATGTGTCTTCATAAGTTGTCTTTCTGTGGtttctgtcaaaaaataataacctCGATAATATTTCCTAAATTCTCTCATCTCAATCCTCATggtcaataaaaaataagtacATGCAATCCTTAGCCTATTTTAATGTTTACGTTATTCTCTCCATTTACGACATTTCGGTTCTTTTTTCCGTTATCTTCACCTCAATTTTATCCATAAAACAAGTGCGATGACAAACCGAATTGATACATTTTTATAGGCGACGTTCCGCCTTTCGCTTTTCACACAAAACTTCTGTTTCCCGAAAATCTTTTGCATATAAACCGGGACTGGACGGCACTTCTTGCATTAACAAATTTGGGTCTTCTTTTCTTTACTTCAACAAATACGTATAAAATCACGCGCACGGGATTACCACATCCATTACTATCTTTACTATTTCTTTTAACATTCTTAGGAAATGTATTTAACAACTTCGGATCAAATATTGATAGGCTCACTGGCTGCTTCATGCAtcacatttttgatttctctCTCAGTTATTGCTCTTATTCTTCGAGATGTCACTTCACTTTTTGGAGAGTTAGAAGTGGAAATGTCCAGTTTAAAGGTACGCAAAATGATTGTGTTTTAGTCGAAACTTGTTTTTCAGTATGACACAAATTCCGCATGGTCCGATATGTTACATTTTCGCTCTGAAATTACACAAATTGATCGAATTCGAAGAGATATTATGCAGCAAAAGGCAGATTATAGTGGATATCAAGCACAAGTGATAGTTTCAGATTTTGCAAACGATGGATCTGGAGAGTTTCCAGACGAAACACTTGAACTTCAGAGAACCGAGCCAATGATGCCAAGTTTCGGCCCAATTTGCTCATGTTTTACGCTACAATCATGCCCCTCTGGACCTGCTGGTCCACTTGGTGACCAGGGAATTGATGGAATTGATGGAATTGATGGTGTAGATGGATATGATGGATTTGATGCTTATCCAAGTCCTCCAGCAGTAAGTGaagcttttaaatttttattttcacgaTCTATCATTTAGAAACACTCAAAGGCTCCATTCACTTGTCCCCGTGGTCCACCAGGAGACATAGGATCAGATGGTCCACGTGGTAAAAGAGGTCTTCGTGGACCACGGGGTCGCCCTGGTAGACCAGGAATTAATGGAAATCCAGGATTCCCAGGAGATATGGGTGCACCTGGTCAACCAGGAGTAGATGGAATAGTTGGTGAACGAGGTGTTAATGGTATTGATGGAGTGACATATATTCCACGGCAAGGTGTGAAAGGGGCAATGGGGCAACCAGGAAATGAGGGTCAACCTGGAAAGAAAGGAAGGCCTGGTCTACCAGGAACTGAAGGAATCAGAGGATACGAAGGAATGAGTGGATTAAGAGGAATTGAAGGTGTTGGCGGGCCACCAGGACCACCTGGACCACAAGGAACAATAGGAGGAGATGCGGCGGTGAGAATATTAAAgacaattcaaatatttataacaGCTCTTAGAAAAATCCAGATTTGCTTTTGAAACGTTCatatagtttttgaagaaaataatttgaaaaagataGAACGTTCTTTGTTCTCACctgtttatttttagataactgaaaaaaaaacagcctGGCACTACACTTTGTGTAGATGAAAACATGTCTTCctttgatttccaaaaattttttatggaatttcaattgaaactgTATTATGTCAGATACAGAACTAATattgacattttaaaaaaacttgaatgtTCGAGTCATTAGCatacattatttttcaaaattcttaacTTTGCATAACATTCTATGTGATCtcaaacactaaaaaaaacgaaaatcaatTCTTCTTGCTCTTCCCAAACAATTCGATTAGTACATGCCTCTGAACTTGAGTCAGGCACGTGTGAAGTAGTACATCGCCTGTAAAATAATCACGAgtgacaaatttttaattgccaCGCTTACATTGTTTACACAAGACGTTATCGTTTTAAATATCTTGTTTTTGCAGCAAAAACTAAGATCTTTAATTTCTTATTTCAGTATTGTCAATGTCCAAACCGTGGTGACAATAAAGTAGAGGAACTCGTCGGTCGCGGCTCTGGAGAGTCTCCGTTGTTTCGTTGATCTTTATTTGTAGTGTGCTTTGATCTAATAAACTTAACTAATGAATTGGTTGACCTATTTCAACATCACGTGGCCATGTGACTTATCTTCTTtctttcgaataaaaaattcaaaatgtttcagctAGATCGAGTGCAATGGCGTGATAAGTTCGGGGCATCACATGCCCCGACCCTGtgtttcttttcattttccttcTGTTGCGTTTCGTTTATTTCCCATCGGGTTGTTTGACGTCTGCATCTCTTCGTCTCCCATCCCCTCTACCAAACATTGTGTCATTCGTTCTCCTCCTCATTCACTACTTTGGTCCTCTCACCCAGGCTTTTCTATCCCTCttccttcttcattttctagtGTCTCAGTGTGTTCTCtggtttatcaaaaaatgcctCGCCAACGACGTCAAGGAATTGTGTATGATGTTCGCGAGCAAGGAACTGCTCGTCtgattttcgatgaaaatcggACCAAATTTGATGTAAGTAGCAAATAAGattcaataaaacattttgatctcTGAAACTAAAATAATGTGGTGTTTAGGGAGTCCTCGAGACGATTTCTGGTGAGACAATGTTGGTCCGTGGCCGTGTGACGTCACCGACTGATCTGGCAAGCACCTCGGCAACCACTGATGGAAGTATCGTAATGGATATAGATGTTGGTGAGTTTTGATACTAATCTAACAAGTTTGAATAGAGATAAACAAGTTTATTTCAGTGGATGGCGAGGAAGGGTCTGCATTTCATGTGACTGGTGTCAAGGTTCTTGTCGATGAGCATTATGCGGCAATCGATTCGACAGCCATCAAGTTTGAAGCACTTGATCGTTTGATTGGCATGAAGttagtttttgacaaattaatttcaaaacaataccTTTATGGTGAAAACGAGATAGTTACACCACTATTAAACTGATCAGTATCGATGCCATCGGTATCCCAAAAATACTTCTCATTAAAGAAGGAGTAACTTCAATGGGGATTTGGTTGggatagtaaaaaaaaacatactaaaataatcaaaatactTCAAtcgtttttataattttcaaagttttgataaattgccaaaatttctaaaaatattctttttGAGTAAATATGGCCATTGTTGCAGAATCGAACTTTTGGAATACTTTGATTATAAAGAGTAAATCAGATCCGTTATGAGCGGTTATTTTTTGTTCGGTATTTCagtttctttcattttttggagtcTTATCATAGTTGTCTGGCTttcaatcatatttttttaatcataactcaaaatctagaaaatccAAGAGCAAAGTTTTACTGCAAAATTTaacattgaaaagaaaaattggatacCTAGGTTGCCAAATCTATCGGCAAATatcaaatatcaaaagtttttgaaaaggtgGCCCCAAATCataatttcaactttcagagCAGCAGTCGAAATTCAACAACACATCAGTCCAGAAATTGCCTATGATTCAAAAGAAGTTTTTATTGGGAAAATGCAAATTCATCTTCTGACTTCGCATCGCCCATCTCCGTCGTCTCGCCGTGAATCTGTTTGTGCTGAGAACAACGATATCAAGATTCTTGAGGTGTCCGATGACTTTTTGGcttagattttcaattttttaaaaattcgggtTGTCCTGTTTTCAATGCTCATTCCCCCTAAATTGTTAGTTTCCACCGGATAGCTGTTTTATTTTCGTCTTTCTTTTTATACTAATTCTGCTTTTTCAACAAACACTTTTGAACttgttaaatataaaattttattgcccagccagaaaaaaaatcacaaatttcaaattatgcaGTCATTCCACAGAGGACTCCAGCTTGAGGAAGTGAGCAACTGAAAAATACtaatttggaaattaagaCGTAAATATTGCTCACTCTTTGTCATCAATAGGTGCATCTCCTTCATGAACATTCATCACAACGCAGTCTTCTGGAGCATTGTTACTCATAATTCCTTCTGGAGCAGAAATAGTCTTATCCCATTGAGTGAACAGATATGATCCATCAGTCAGTTGATCATCCCATTCAAAACTCTgaatataaaatgttttaatagtTGCAACTGTGTATATGAAATTCTCTTCACAAACTTACAACTGGAAAAtgcatttgattttcaataaacgttactcatcaattttttggcaagaGCATAATCCAATATTTCATAATGTTATTCAGTCAACTTACATTCAGACCACTCTTGCATTTGTCATCAGTCTTTAATTGAGCTTCGGTTTTGTAACACCACGACTTCCGACGAGCTCCGACCCACATGAATGAAGCACCCTGTTTAATAACCAGCCTtgatttcactgaaaatcacCAAATGTGaccaactttaaaaattattataatttccTACTTTTCACCCAGTTGTGTTCTTCTTTGTTTTCGATTCCATGAATTCTTGAGTTGTACTGCTTACGGCAAATATTCTGAGCTTCCAGATAAGTGGCATTTTGATTTATGATTTTAAGGCAAATACGGACACCTGGTGGTCGAATGAAAGTTTTCCATCCTGGTGGACATTTTCCTTGCCCTAAAATAAGAGGGTTTACTTGTATACAATATCCAGTTGGGATGTCACTTACAAAGGTTAcattttggtacttgtgtTTTTACTTCTTGAGCTGCGTTTTGAGCTTGAGAGTAGTAGAAGAGTGTCCCAAGGACGAGAAGAACTGAAAAGGAATGAACCATTTCTAAGAATGAGTGTGAATTTTAGAAGTCGAGTGAGAGTATTTATACAATGTACCGCGAgaataaaattgttaattaCTTGTTTATGAGCACCCATGTAGATGTGAGTTATGGGTGTTTTATGATTAACCACGTCAGTTTTACGATGATTCATCGCTTACAAGAAATGGTTTTGATTTTGACAGTACggaacattaaaaatataataatatgTACACATATCATGtatctccaaaaaaatacCGTCCAAAAAGTTCAGTATTACCTGGATAGTCTGTATTTAAATCcaggaaatttaatttttttcaaaaatgggttCCAATTGTTCTCCTAGagtataaaaattgagaaagtctggaaaagttgatttcaaatgtcgaaaaaggacaaaaatTGCGTTGTGATTACTAAAAATTGCACCCACCGAAAAGTCGAACACCAtgaaggaaattttttgctaatGATCTACGAAGAATACGTGAGGAAAAGATCTAAAAATAAACAGTCAAGCTGATCATAACATGTTAAATCAAATACCTACAAAGCTACAAACTGTCGTAATCAAAGTCCAATCATTTGTTACAAGCATTTTATGGATTCTTAtcatattcagtttttttggttttcactGATAACAATCCTAGTTCTTActtattctttttctttttttctaatttgttcTGAATATCTGTTAATTTACAGACCAAAAAGATGGaagaaatgttaaatttagTGAAAGATCATGCGTCTCCAATTTTATTCGGTTCTGTAAGATTTCAAGACATGAATCGTGAAAAGCAAATGGAAGCGTTGAGTTAGTTGGTTATttgatatttattaaaattttctctatTGTTCCAGAAGATTTAACATTTCGTTTAATATTCGTCGTTTTATTACCTTACATTTCAACTATGGCATGTTCATTTGGAGTGTCAGTGTAAGTTAATTAATCCTGAAATAcatgattaaaaattaagttcagCGGTCTTGGAATCCTAATCAATGAGGCTATGGCAAAACTATTCAGCTCGTATGGTATGTTTTACGTAAATTATATagttttggcagtttttggcaaaattgtgacttttgattttgcattaaaaacaTGAGAGCATTTAAAATTCACAGATAGTTATGAAgttcatatttatttaaaataaatgcaattatttattttaagaatCATTCAAAGTACTCCGCCGTGGAATAGTTCTTCTCAGTATGTCCTCCACATTGGCATCCTCCTTAATTATGTCATTAAACTACATCATCACTCCAGTCtataatttcatatttttcattattggattaaaatgattattataaaattatgtttcttTGAACTTCGAAACTTCGAAATAAGCATATGTACAATTTAATCGTCTTTATTATAGATGGCATAATCATGTCACCGACAATCAAAGTACTAAATGTCTTCAATTTCACAATGAACAAAGGTTAATATtcattattttccattttcttgaTTATTTGCATCATTCAAAAGTTATTTATAAGgcatgaaaaattatataatttcacTGATAatatttccaactttttaatTTGCCTGTGgcttctttgaatttttctgaaatgccGTCAGTCTGGAGCAAACTTAGCGATTTTTGGACGTGGTTTCTGTGGGGTAAAAGGACGTATAGCGACTTGGAtgcagaaaagaaaaaggaagcaAGACGTGagaatttagaagaaaatttcaaattttgtagtgCTGTAACTACGACACATGTGTTTAtagcttttcaaaatacttaTGAAATATTGTTCGCACCCTTGTAATCAGAgatgaaattcaattaaaatcggaaatattACATGTCGGGAGCCTAAATAAGTGAAATAATACTGTAGAATGTAGATGTACCCGCAAGGAAGAAATATCTAGTACAAACGAAAAAATGTCGTGTAAGTAGTGTTAATTTAGGAATAGCATAAAGTACCGTAGACGCTATATTAGTTATAGACAGGATTATAGACTTCAATTTCTACAAATAATTAACCTATATTGTAATATTTGGCACAGCTATGActgagatcgtggcgagacccacacCCACTAAGAAAAAcagtgtgtgcctttaaagtgAGGATACGATCAtttgtaataaattattttacttcatattatatgaaatttaattttagatgACCTCTATTGTCGTCTATTTGTCATTTCCAATTCAGTTTACTTTGTGACTTTGTATGCTACATTTTTGCTGAGTATGTGAGTCGATACTAGTAGCAATATAATCcaacaaataatttattttgtttcaggaaAACTGCTACATTGACAGAAATCggtttaaataaaattgttccAGAAGGAGGCAATGGCGTTATTTCTATTGATC
This is a stretch of genomic DNA from Caenorhabditis elegans chromosome V. It encodes these proteins:
- the nssp-64 gene encoding neuronal small secreted protein (Confirmed by transcript evidence;~Product from WormBase gene class nssp); the protein is MIAALFLTILAISDIVNGAPQAPTSCAIDERAQIPCVCCKKDCWYSIAAAATHELGHMPGEAGEREAMATLKLIRACMISECSGICSASPF
- the col-153 gene encoding Nematode cuticle collagen N-terminal domain-containing protein (Confirmed by transcript evidence); this translates as MYLTTSDQILIGSLAASCITFLISLSVIALILRDVTSLFGELEVEMSSLKYDTNSAWSDMLHFRSEITQIDRIRRDIMQQKADYSGYQAQVIVSDFANDGSGEFPDETLELQRTEPMMPSFGPICSCFTLQSCPSGPAGPLGDQGIDGIDGIDGVDGYDGFDAYPSPPAKHSKAPFTCPRGPPGDIGSDGPRGKRGLRGPRGRPGRPGINGNPGFPGDMGAPGQPGVDGIVGERGVNGIDGVTYIPRQGVKGAMGQPGNEGQPGKKGRPGLPGTEGIRGYEGMSGLRGIEGVGGPPGPPGPQGTIGGDAAYCQCPNRGDNKVEELVGRGSGESPLFR
- the F17C11.4 gene encoding OB domain-containing protein (Confirmed by transcript evidence), producing the protein MPRPCVSFHFPSVAFRLFPIGLFDVCISSSPIPSTKHCVIRSPPHSLLWSSHPGFSIPLPSSFSSVSVCSLVYQKMPRQRRQGIVYDVREQGTARLIFDENRTKFDGVLETISGETMLVRGRVTSPTDLASTSATTDGSIVMDIDVVDGEEGSAFHVTGVKVLVDEHYAAIDSTAIKFEALDRLIGMKAAVEIQQHISPEIAYDSKEVFIGKMQIHLLTSHRPSPSSRRESVCAENNDIKILEVSDDFLA
- the F17C11.4 gene encoding OB domain-containing protein (Partially confirmed by transcript evidence), with the protein product MPRQRRQGIVYDVREQGTARLIFDENRTKFDGVLETISGETMLVRGRVTSPTDLASTSATTDGSIVMDIDVVDGEEGSAFHVTGVKVLVDEHYAAIDSTAIKFEALDRLIGMKAAVEIQQHISPEIAYDSKEVFIGKMQIHLLTSHRPSPSSRRESVCAENNDIKILEVSDDFLA
- the clec-221 gene encoding C-type lectin domain-containing protein (Partially confirmed by transcript evidence) → MVHSFSVLLVLGTLFYYSQAQNAAQEVKTQVPKCNLWQGKCPPGWKTFIRPPGVRICLKIINQNATYLEAQNICRKQYNSRIHGIENKEEHNWVKMKSRLVIKQGASFMWVGARRKSWCYKTEAQLKTDDKCKSGLNSFEWDDQLTDGSYLFTQWDKTISAPEGIMSNNAPEDCVVMNVHEGDAPIDDKDCSLPQAGVLCGMTA
- the F17C11.6 gene encoding Polysacc_synt_C domain-containing protein (Confirmed by transcript evidence), with amino-acid sequence MEEMLNLVKDHASPILFGSVRFQDMNREKQMEALKDLTFRLIFVVLLPYISTMACSFGVSVGLGILINEAMAKLFSSYESFKVLRRGIVLLSMSSTLASSLIMSLNYIITPVYNFIFFIIGLK
- the F17C11.13 gene encoding PGG domain-containing protein (Confirmed by transcript evidence), with amino-acid sequence MPSVWSKLSDFWTWFLWGKRTYSDLDAEKKKEARHDLYCRLFVISNSVYFVTLYATFLLSMKTATLTEIGLNKIVPEGGNGVISIDQYLI
- the F17C11.13 gene encoding PGG domain-containing protein (Confirmed by transcript evidence), with amino-acid sequence MPSVWSKLSDFWTWFLWGKRTYSDLDAEKKKEARHDLYCRLFVISNSVYFVTLYATFLLSMKTATLTEIGLNKIVPEGDIWKRRVGRCCFGIYAVLHLITMSTGMIFIVAPFYKFGFTRTLELLRYFFGL